The Bacteroidota bacterium genome includes a region encoding these proteins:
- a CDS encoding SulP family inorganic anion transporter, with product MSLVKRRFHFYFLSFLKHDLKSSITVFFVALPLCLGISLASGAPLYSGLIAGIIGGIVVPLISRSELSVSGPAAGLTTICVAAISGLGGIEIFFLSLMLAGVLQILLGVLKLGGFTQFIPSGVIKGMLTAIGIILISKQIPLLIGYDQPDFWTNELFNVFTFEHGFKMNGNLLQHISIGPIVIASFSFLLIFIWKKTFANKFSFIPTTFLVVFFGIILAFLFEHYIPFLKLSPAQFVNIPENIFSEIKFPDYTALFMNAAIWKTAVIICFVASLETLLSITAIDKLDPNNRITPQNRELVAQGSANLISGFFGGLPITAVIVRASANAEAGAKTRLSAFMHGVWLLLAILFAVSLLNLIPYCVLAVILIRTGYNLAKPKMIRAVYKQGKEQFFPFLVTVISILFTDLLIGVLIGVVYAIYFLIKHTYKAGFTLKENREGHTPHFTLDLALNVSFVNKKRILETLDKMPQYSIVEIIGTDSVYIDRDVLEIFAEFKSKAHNKHIQLILRDIPDVEILELH from the coding sequence ATGAGTTTGGTTAAACGCAGATTTCATTTTTACTTCTTATCCTTTTTAAAACACGATCTCAAATCAAGTATCACGGTTTTTTTTGTTGCACTACCACTTTGCCTTGGTATTTCTTTAGCGAGTGGGGCTCCTTTGTATTCCGGACTTATTGCGGGAATTATTGGCGGCATCGTTGTTCCACTTATCAGCAGATCAGAATTAAGTGTAAGTGGACCCGCTGCAGGTTTAACTACCATATGCGTGGCAGCAATTTCTGGTCTCGGCGGAATAGAAATATTTTTTTTATCTCTCATGCTTGCCGGAGTTTTGCAGATATTATTGGGTGTTTTAAAATTGGGTGGATTTACACAATTTATTCCTTCAGGAGTGATTAAAGGAATGCTTACGGCGATTGGAATTATTTTAATATCAAAACAAATTCCACTTTTGATAGGGTATGATCAACCCGACTTCTGGACAAACGAATTATTTAATGTATTCACTTTTGAACATGGATTTAAAATGAATGGCAATTTATTGCAGCATATTTCTATTGGTCCTATTGTAATTGCAAGTTTTTCTTTTTTGCTTATATTTATTTGGAAAAAAACATTTGCAAATAAATTTTCATTTATACCAACAACCTTTTTAGTGGTTTTTTTCGGAATAATATTAGCATTTTTATTTGAACATTATATTCCGTTTTTAAAATTATCACCTGCACAATTTGTCAACATTCCGGAAAATATTTTTTCAGAAATAAAGTTTCCGGACTACACTGCACTTTTTATGAATGCAGCAATTTGGAAGACTGCTGTAATAATTTGTTTTGTTGCTTCGCTTGAAACATTACTTAGTATAACTGCTATTGATAAATTAGATCCAAACAATAGAATTACCCCTCAAAACAGAGAATTAGTTGCACAAGGTTCCGCAAATTTAATTAGCGGTTTTTTTGGAGGATTACCCATCACTGCAGTAATTGTAAGAGCTTCGGCTAATGCGGAAGCCGGTGCCAAAACACGCTTATCGGCATTTATGCATGGAGTATGGCTTTTATTGGCGATATTATTTGCAGTCAGTTTATTAAATCTGATTCCCTATTGTGTACTTGCAGTTATTTTAATCAGAACCGGTTATAATCTCGCAAAACCAAAAATGATACGCGCAGTTTATAAACAAGGTAAAGAACAATTCTTTCCATTTTTGGTAACCGTAATTTCTATTTTATTTACCGATCTTTTAATTGGTGTGTTAATAGGAGTAGTGTATGCAATTTATTTTTTAATTAAACATACTTATAAAGCAGGATTTACACTTAAAGAAAATCGTGAAGGGCATACTCCGCATTTTACGCTCGATCTCGCACTTAATGTGAGTTTTGTAAATAAAAAACGAATTCTGGAAACACTCGATAAAATGCCACAATATTCCATAGTAGAGATCATTGGTACCGACAGTGTTTACATCGACAGAGATGTATTAGAAATATTTGCAGAATTCAAATCAAAAGCACATAATAAACATATACAACTTATATTAAGAGATATTCCTGATGTGGAAATTTTGGAGTTACATTAA
- a CDS encoding response regulator, translating to MILFADLHMPEVDGYMLANKIREQYLQVPLIALTANVMQNDLEKIRQSGFNDILLKPYKEKELLNMIGKYAPVVIGENKDEKDSSEKSEQTEIYDLDEIKKFADNDTSILISIIESFIHNNSLNLFTLKDAVTKKDFHTIRNTAHKMLPSYNHFHVYEIIPELKQLEIIQDKSEIDIWNLYTKVESVSKELYVKLDQECSRLKVDVY from the coding sequence TTGATATTATTTGCCGACCTGCATATGCCTGAGGTAGATGGTTATATGCTTGCAAATAAAATTCGTGAACAATATTTACAAGTGCCACTTATTGCATTAACTGCAAATGTTATGCAAAACGACCTGGAGAAGATCCGACAAAGCGGTTTTAACGATATCTTATTGAAACCCTATAAAGAGAAAGAGCTTCTGAATATGATAGGGAAATACGCCCCTGTTGTGATAGGTGAAAATAAAGATGAAAAGGATTCGTCTGAAAAATCTGAACAAACGGAGATTTATGATCTGGATGAAATAAAAAAATTCGCTGATAATGACACCTCAATTTTAATTTCTATAATTGAATCGTTCATCCACAATAATTCACTAAATTTATTCACCTTAAAAGATGCAGTAACAAAAAAAGACTTTCATACAATTCGGAATACTGCACATAAAATGCTTCCATCCTATAATCATTTTCACGTTTATGAAATTATTCCTGAATTAAAACAATTGGAGATCATTCAGGATAAGTCCGAAATCGATATCTGGAATCTATACACCAAAGTAGAATCCGTGAGTAAAGAATTATATGTAAAACTCGATCAGGAATGCAGCAGACTTAAAGTAGATGTTTATTGA
- a CDS encoding bifunctional folylpolyglutamate synthase/dihydrofolate synthase — MTYQETINYLFTHLPMYQRIGPAAFKKDLTNTFALLKILDDPHKKFTSIHVAGTNGKGSVSNMLASVLQEAGYSTGLYTSPHLLDFRERIRLNGIMCEKEFVIDFVERIKPHIQQIEPSFFEITVAMAFDYFAQKEIDIAVIEVGLGGRLDSTNVITPILSVITNISYDHQVMLGNTLKEIAGEKAGIIKQNIPVVIGEFSEETFPVFLEKANSLDATLFLADDNVEVENLSEELNALELNISYLDQLIFPNLMLDLTGSYQLKNIKTTVQSIEVLRNIGVEIPDEAIYEGLKQVKKNTGFAGRWQIISEHPLIICDCAHNSAGLAELFDQVGKTPHHNLHIVTGAVNDKDLQANLLKFTKEAIYYFCKPDIPRGLETAVLEQLAKTAGLQGKSFLNVTEAVQAAREEMMQDDLLLICGSIFVVAEALEFFDHLKITLSNKEKRK; from the coding sequence ATGACTTATCAGGAAACCATAAATTATCTTTTCACCCACTTACCAATGTATCAACGCATTGGTCCTGCGGCATTTAAGAAAGATCTGACCAATACCTTTGCCTTACTTAAAATTTTGGATGACCCGCATAAAAAATTCACCAGTATTCATGTTGCGGGTACTAATGGGAAAGGTTCTGTATCAAATATGTTGGCTTCGGTGTTGCAGGAAGCAGGATATTCAACGGGTTTATATACGTCTCCTCACCTGCTCGATTTTCGTGAACGTATTCGTTTGAATGGCATAATGTGCGAAAAAGAATTTGTGATCGATTTTGTTGAAAGAATAAAGCCACACATACAGCAAATTGAACCTTCCTTTTTTGAAATAACAGTGGCAATGGCGTTTGATTACTTTGCACAAAAGGAAATTGATATTGCAGTGATAGAAGTTGGTTTGGGGGGGAGATTGGATTCTACTAATGTGATAACTCCTATCCTATCGGTTATAACCAATATCAGTTATGACCATCAGGTGATGTTGGGGAATACTTTAAAGGAAATTGCAGGAGAAAAAGCTGGGATCATTAAACAAAATATACCCGTAGTGATAGGTGAATTTAGTGAGGAAACCTTTCCTGTTTTTTTGGAAAAAGCTAACTCACTTGATGCTACATTATTTTTAGCCGATGATAATGTAGAGGTAGAAAATTTGTCTGAAGAATTAAATGCTCTGGAATTAAATATATCTTATTTAGATCAATTGATCTTCCCAAATTTAATGCTTGACCTTACGGGTAGTTATCAGTTAAAAAATATCAAAACCACCGTTCAATCTATTGAGGTATTAAGAAATATTGGTGTGGAAATTCCTGATGAAGCAATTTATGAGGGATTGAAACAGGTGAAGAAAAACACAGGATTTGCCGGACGATGGCAGATAATATCCGAACATCCTCTCATAATTTGTGATTGTGCGCATAACAGTGCGGGACTTGCGGAATTGTTCGATCAGGTTGGAAAAACACCTCACCATAATTTGCATATAGTTACAGGAGCTGTAAACGATAAGGATCTGCAGGCAAATCTACTTAAGTTTACGAAGGAAGCGATCTATTATTTTTGTAAACCCGATATTCCACGGGGCTTAGAAACAGCGGTATTGGAACAATTAGCTAAAACTGCAGGTTTACAAGGCAAAAGTTTCCTGAATGTGACCGAAGCCGTTCAAGCGGCCAGGGAAGAAATGATGCAGGATGACCTATTATTAATATGCGGCAGTATTTTTGTGGTGGCTGAGGCACTCGAATTTTTTGACCACCTCAAAATAACATTATCCAATAAAGAAAAGAGAAAATGA
- a CDS encoding response regulator transcription factor, translated as MHNDKIKILIVDDEPDILEVIEYNLLKEDYAVIRASNGKIALEKAISEKPNLILLDIMMPEMDGIEVCRELRSMREFDNTLIAFLTARNEDFTQVQGFDVGADDYITKPIKPRILLSRIKALLRRTQTADSHSEKVTYGDLAIDEEKFLVYVKGVPITLAKKEFELIQLLASKPGKVFTRQEIFNRIWGMDVIVGDRTIDVHIRKIREKIGEDFIKTIKGIGYKFDH; from the coding sequence ATGCATAACGATAAAATCAAAATATTGATTGTAGATGATGAACCGGATATTCTGGAAGTGATCGAATATAACCTTTTAAAAGAAGATTATGCGGTGATAAGGGCTTCCAATGGTAAAATTGCCTTGGAAAAAGCTATTTCCGAAAAACCGAATCTGATTCTTTTGGATATCATGATGCCGGAAATGGATGGAATTGAAGTTTGTCGTGAACTGCGCAGTATGCGTGAATTTGACAATACCTTAATCGCTTTTCTAACCGCGCGCAACGAAGATTTCACTCAGGTACAGGGTTTTGATGTGGGAGCAGATGATTATATCACAAAACCAATAAAACCCCGCATTCTCCTTAGCAGAATAAAGGCCTTGCTTAGAAGAACCCAAACCGCTGATTCCCATTCTGAAAAAGTTACCTATGGCGACCTGGCGATAGATGAGGAGAAATTTTTAGTGTATGTGAAGGGAGTTCCAATCACACTTGCTAAAAAGGAATTTGAGCTCATACAACTCTTAGCGTCCAAACCGGGAAAGGTTTTTACCCGTCAGGAGATATTTAACAGAATTTGGGGAATGGATGTAATTGTTGGCGACAGAACCATTGATGTGCATATCAGAAAAATAAGGGAAAAAATAGGGGAAGATTTTATTAAAACAATAAAAGGAATTGGTTATAAATTTGACCATTAA
- a CDS encoding redoxin domain-containing protein, which yields MKRNLLLLSIIFISLNLRAQVLTSYEFKMKIKGVSDTTLFLAHHYGAQQYVIDTVKINSNGEAVFSGNDTLPGGIYLCVAPSLKNKYFEFIVSGKEPKFQMETDTFDFVKNMKVTGSKENAIFYEDLNFINTKKNEITVLKNNLQSVGETSEEGKPIKEEMKAVNKQVEDERAKIINENPELFYSSFLKCITDIKIPEAPLNPDGTKDSTFPIRYVRAHYFDNINFNDERLLRTNMYDIRIKKYLKDYVQKTPDSINVAVDFIINKTKVNKYTFQFVTVMLLNEYANSKIMGFDAVYVYLVDKYYSTGQAFWLDDVGLYRIQAQADKIRPILIGKQAPPLILQDSLNNDIALYSINKKFTVIVFWSPDCGHCKKDMPKFEKLYGELSPLGVEFYAVYSEEEFDKWKKWLREHPYSWINVANIKNKESFQVKYNVDQTPMIFILDKNKKIIGKKIGVDQVKEIIMHQIDMEKSE from the coding sequence ATGAAACGAAATTTACTCCTCCTATCCATCATCTTTATATCGTTAAACCTTCGTGCGCAGGTTTTAACCTCCTATGAGTTTAAAATGAAAATAAAAGGGGTTTCCGATACAACCCTTTTTTTAGCACATCATTATGGAGCACAACAATATGTGATCGACACCGTAAAAATAAATAGCAATGGTGAAGCTGTTTTTTCCGGAAATGATACTTTGCCAGGCGGAATTTATTTATGTGTTGCCCCTTCTTTGAAGAATAAATATTTTGAATTTATTGTCAGTGGTAAGGAACCAAAATTTCAAATGGAAACCGATACTTTCGATTTTGTTAAAAATATGAAGGTAACCGGTTCAAAGGAGAATGCAATTTTTTATGAAGATCTCAATTTTATAAATACAAAAAAAAATGAGATAACCGTATTAAAAAATAATTTGCAAAGCGTTGGCGAAACTTCGGAAGAAGGAAAACCGATTAAGGAAGAAATGAAAGCGGTTAATAAACAAGTGGAAGATGAACGTGCGAAAATAATCAATGAAAATCCTGAATTGTTTTATTCCTCTTTTCTAAAATGTATTACGGATATTAAGATCCCTGAAGCACCTCTAAATCCGGATGGCACAAAGGATTCTACTTTTCCTATTAGATATGTTAGAGCGCATTATTTTGATAATATTAATTTTAATGACGAGCGACTTTTGCGCACAAATATGTATGATATCCGCATCAAAAAATATTTAAAGGATTATGTACAGAAAACACCTGACTCTATAAATGTTGCTGTTGATTTTATAATCAATAAAACAAAAGTAAATAAATACACTTTTCAATTTGTAACAGTAATGTTATTAAATGAATATGCCAATTCTAAGATCATGGGATTTGATGCGGTATATGTTTATCTTGTTGATAAATACTATTCCACCGGTCAGGCATTTTGGTTGGATGATGTGGGTTTATACCGCATACAGGCACAGGCCGATAAAATAAGGCCGATCCTAATTGGAAAACAGGCTCCACCATTGATCTTACAAGACTCATTAAATAATGATATTGCCTTGTATTCCATCAATAAAAAATTTACGGTTATCGTTTTCTGGAGCCCTGATTGCGGACATTGCAAAAAGGATATGCCGAAATTTGAAAAACTGTATGGTGAATTATCCCCATTGGGCGTTGAATTTTATGCGGTGTATTCGGAAGAAGAATTTGATAAATGGAAAAAATGGTTGCGCGAACATCCTTATTCCTGGATAAATGTTGCAAACATTAAAAACAAGGAAAGTTTCCAGGTTAAATACAATGTTGATCAAACCCCAATGATCTTTATTTTGGATAAGAATAAAAAAATAATTGGAAAAAAAATTGGTGTTGATCAGGTGAAGGAAATTATAATGCACCAGATCGACATGGAAAAATCGGAATAA
- a CDS encoding cytochrome c: MKFRLTYYLFCSLFILTLAACSASKSTTSTLTYSKDVSKIIDLNCAGCHNAERPAGGINLTTYENVKEQSVNGKLIPAIQHAEGVESMPRKSPKLDDVYIQTIVNWVATGAAF, from the coding sequence ATGAAATTCCGACTAACTTATTATTTGTTTTGCAGTTTATTTATTTTAACACTAGCAGCATGTAGTGCATCCAAATCAACAACATCTACACTAACTTACTCAAAAGACGTTAGTAAAATAATAGATCTCAACTGTGCGGGTTGCCATAATGCAGAACGGCCTGCCGGTGGAATTAATCTTACCACTTATGAAAATGTTAAAGAACAAAGTGTAAACGGAAAATTGATCCCCGCTATTCAGCATGCAGAAGGAGTGGAGTCAATGCCTAGAAAATCACCAAAACTGGATGATGTTTATATTCAAACCATCGTGAATTGGGTGGCGACTGGGGCGGCATTTTAA
- a CDS encoding sigma-54-dependent Fis family transcriptional regulator, translated as MRPSVLIIDDDPTFCLMLKSFLSKKEFATATAFSGAEAILQVKKENFDVILSDFRLPDTDGLELLKEIREIKPGMPVIIMTSYADIRIAVKAMQNGAYEYVTKPVNPDEILLTINNALKREKETVAIIPPLQNSENKNPTSKKNSTKNMFEYVEGESDTAKRIMSYIDVVAPTNLSVIIHGESGTGKEYVAKMIHQKSKRMHKPFVSIDCGALSRELAASELFGHIKGSFTGAIVDKTGQFVFAEGGTLFLDEIGNLSYEIQVQLLRAIQERKIRKIGSNQDVEIDVRIIVATNEDLQESVKKGAFREDLYHRLNEFTMVVPSLRDRGEDVGLFAEHFLNLANQELNKEVDDFDDEVKAIFKKYSWPGNLRELRNVVRRAVLLTSGSLVKKETLPHEIVFEKREDTSVNNLNHQPIEQQPGDLKSLAEKTEKEMIINTLIKVNYNKSKAATILKIDRKTLYNKMKLYKILTGTDEN; from the coding sequence ATGCGCCCTTCGGTATTGATAATTGATGATGACCCGACTTTTTGCCTGATGCTGAAAAGTTTTTTAAGCAAAAAAGAATTTGCTACTGCCACTGCCTTTTCAGGAGCTGAGGCAATTTTGCAGGTAAAAAAAGAGAATTTTGATGTTATACTCAGCGATTTCCGTTTACCCGATACAGATGGGTTGGAATTATTAAAGGAGATACGGGAAATAAAACCCGGAATGCCTGTAATTATTATGACATCTTATGCTGATATTCGGATCGCTGTTAAAGCCATGCAGAACGGCGCCTATGAATATGTTACAAAACCTGTAAATCCAGATGAAATATTATTGACCATCAATAATGCATTAAAAAGAGAAAAGGAAACGGTTGCTATAATTCCTCCATTACAGAATTCAGAGAATAAAAATCCGACTTCGAAAAAGAATTCCACAAAAAACATGTTTGAATATGTGGAAGGTGAAAGCGATACCGCAAAAAGAATAATGTCGTATATTGATGTTGTTGCACCTACCAATTTATCGGTTATCATACACGGTGAAAGTGGAACGGGAAAAGAATATGTTGCAAAAATGATACATCAAAAGAGCAAAAGGATGCATAAGCCTTTTGTATCTATTGACTGTGGTGCTTTGAGCAGAGAATTAGCTGCAAGTGAATTATTCGGACATATAAAAGGGTCGTTTACAGGAGCAATAGTTGACAAAACCGGACAATTTGTATTTGCTGAAGGAGGAACTTTATTTCTTGATGAGATCGGGAATTTATCCTATGAAATTCAAGTGCAATTATTGCGTGCGATCCAGGAAAGAAAAATACGAAAGATCGGCAGTAACCAGGATGTGGAGATTGATGTAAGAATTATTGTAGCAACAAACGAAGATCTGCAGGAAAGTGTAAAAAAAGGAGCCTTCAGAGAAGACCTTTATCACAGGTTGAATGAATTTACGATGGTAGTTCCTTCTTTGCGCGACAGGGGAGAAGATGTTGGACTTTTTGCCGAACATTTTTTAAATCTTGCAAATCAGGAATTAAATAAAGAAGTGGATGATTTTGATGATGAAGTAAAAGCGATCTTTAAAAAATATTCCTGGCCGGGTAATCTTCGGGAATTACGCAATGTAGTTCGCCGTGCAGTGCTGCTTACTTCCGGCTCGTTGGTAAAAAAAGAAACTTTACCACACGAAATAGTTTTTGAAAAACGAGAAGATACTTCTGTTAATAACTTAAATCATCAACCTATAGAACAGCAACCAGGCGATCTGAAATCACTTGCTGAAAAAACAGAAAAAGAAATGATTATTAATACTTTAATTAAAGTAAATTATAATAAAAGCAAGGCTGCAACAATTCTTAAGATCGACCGCAAAACTTTATATAATAAAATGAAATTATATAAAATACTTACGGGGACTGATGAAAACTAA
- the msrB gene encoding peptide-methionine (R)-S-oxide reductase MsrB — protein sequence MENKNSENKYTVVRTEEEWKKILSPEQYRILRKKGTEHPFSGEFDHFFGDGIYYCAGCGQQLFLSDSKFDSGCGWPAFDKEVEKGVIEYISDKTFGMTRTEILCNKCGGHLGHVFDDGPTETGQRFCVNSASLKFEEKGGK from the coding sequence ATGGAAAATAAAAATAGCGAAAATAAATATACTGTTGTAAGAACAGAGGAAGAATGGAAAAAAATATTGAGTCCGGAACAATATCGCATTTTGCGCAAAAAAGGAACTGAACATCCTTTTTCCGGCGAATTTGATCATTTTTTTGGAGATGGAATCTATTATTGTGCCGGGTGCGGACAACAATTATTTTTATCGGATTCGAAATTTGACTCCGGTTGCGGATGGCCGGCTTTTGATAAAGAAGTGGAAAAAGGCGTAATAGAATATATTTCTGATAAAACATTTGGCATGACACGCACAGAAATATTATGCAATAAATGTGGTGGCCACCTAGGACATGTTTTCGATGATGGCCCAACCGAAACGGGTCAAAGGTTCTGCGTTAATTCGGCTTCACTGAAATTTGAGGAGAAAGGGGGGAAATAG
- a CDS encoding sensor histidine kinase has translation MKNASPGRIVFASSCIILLILLILELLGYLIPSLDFPAYQYLIIPTIVFTAVFLVFYYTVEKFIYRKIKLVYKNIHELKSTKGIADEKMTMSSDVISEVNNEVLEWAKERSSEIELLIKQADYRKEFLGNVSHELKTPIMSIQGYLETLSDGGIRDESINNLYIEKALKNVERMIMIIDDLVNISMLESGELKLDLKKFDVCELTKEVYESLEIQAKHSNITLAIKEGCDHVYNVKADEKLIREVLVNLISNAIKYGKDGGYIHAGFYNMGENILIEIADNGTGISKEHLNRVFERFFRIEKSRSRDMGGTGLGLAIVKHIVEAHDQTVNVRSTIGEGSTFGFTLKRWK, from the coding sequence ATGAAAAATGCCTCCCCGGGGCGGATCGTTTTTGCTTCGTCCTGTATCATATTATTGATCTTGCTCATTCTGGAGCTGCTCGGTTATTTGATTCCTTCGCTGGATTTTCCCGCTTACCAATATCTTATAATCCCGACCATCGTTTTTACCGCAGTATTTCTTGTATTTTATTACACAGTAGAAAAATTTATTTACCGCAAAATAAAATTGGTATATAAAAACATTCATGAATTAAAATCAACCAAAGGAATTGCGGATGAAAAAATGACGATGTCGTCGGATGTAATTTCGGAAGTAAACAATGAAGTATTGGAATGGGCTAAGGAACGCAGCTCGGAAATTGAACTTTTAATTAAACAGGCTGATTACAGAAAAGAATTTTTAGGAAATGTTTCGCATGAATTAAAAACGCCCATCATGAGTATTCAGGGATATCTTGAAACCCTTTCAGATGGCGGTATTCGCGACGAATCGATAAATAATCTTTATATTGAAAAAGCTTTGAAGAATGTTGAACGCATGATCATGATAATTGATGATCTTGTAAATATTTCGATGTTGGAAAGTGGTGAATTAAAACTCGACCTCAAAAAATTTGATGTATGTGAATTAACAAAAGAGGTTTACGAATCATTGGAAATTCAGGCAAAACATTCCAATATAACTTTGGCGATAAAGGAAGGTTGCGACCATGTTTATAATGTTAAAGCAGATGAAAAATTAATACGTGAAGTATTGGTCAACCTTATCAGCAATGCAATTAAATATGGAAAAGATGGAGGATATATTCATGCAGGATTTTACAATATGGGTGAAAATATTCTGATAGAAATTGCCGATAATGGAACAGGTATTTCCAAAGAACATTTAAACCGGGTTTTCGAACGATTTTTCCGTATTGAAAAAAGTCGCTCCCGCGATATGGGCGGAACCGGATTAGGTTTAGCAATTGTGAAACACATAGTTGAAGCGCACGACCAAACCGTAAACGTAAGAAGCACCATCGGCGAAGGATCTACTTTTGGATTTACGTTGAAAAGGTGGAAATGA
- a CDS encoding MFS transporter yields MSENIKKEQVFTKYEMFLIAILAFLQFTIILDFMVLSPLSAILLPELEITPAQFSLVVSVYAISAGLSGLLAAGFADKYDRKKLLLFFYTGFIIGTFLCGFAPDYTSLLIARVVTGIFGGVIGAIIFAITTDVFQLQVRGRVMGFIQMAFAASQVLGIPVGLYLANKTNWHSPFILIASISVIVYVIIILKVKPVADHLKLKKNITSFQHFKQTISKKRYITGFAATTLLATGGFMLMPFGSAFTVNNLKIELDHLPIIYVITGLFTIVAGPIIGRLSDRVGKYNMFIAGSILSMIMVLIYCNLGATPLWAVIMINVILFIGITSRIISASALMSAVPEPADRGAFMGINASVQQFSGGIAAFFAGLIVVQEDSGYLDHYDWLGYVVVVAMIITVFMLSFINKMVTNKIEAKQWKS; encoded by the coding sequence ATGAGTGAGAATATTAAGAAAGAACAGGTTTTTACCAAATACGAAATGTTCCTGATCGCCATTCTGGCGTTTTTGCAGTTTACGATCATATTGGACTTTATGGTGCTTTCGCCATTAAGTGCAATTTTATTACCTGAATTAGAGATAACACCTGCGCAATTTAGTCTGGTGGTGTCAGTATATGCAATTAGTGCGGGTTTAAGCGGTTTATTGGCTGCGGGATTTGCCGATAAATACGACAGGAAGAAATTGTTATTATTTTTTTACACCGGATTTATTATCGGCACTTTTTTATGCGGATTTGCTCCGGATTACACTTCTTTATTAATTGCAAGGGTTGTAACCGGTATTTTTGGAGGGGTGATCGGAGCTATCATATTTGCCATAACCACAGATGTATTTCAATTGCAGGTAAGGGGTAGAGTAATGGGATTTATTCAAATGGCCTTTGCAGCAAGTCAGGTGCTGGGTATACCGGTTGGATTGTATCTCGCAAATAAAACAAACTGGCATTCTCCTTTTATTTTAATTGCCTCTATCAGCGTAATTGTTTATGTAATTATCATTTTAAAAGTTAAACCCGTAGCTGATCATTTAAAATTAAAAAAGAATATTACATCCTTTCAACATTTTAAGCAAACCATCAGCAAAAAACGATATATCACCGGTTTTGCAGCAACGACACTACTTGCAACAGGAGGATTTATGTTAATGCCTTTTGGAAGTGCGTTTACAGTAAATAATCTTAAAATAGAACTTGATCATTTACCCATTATTTATGTTATCACCGGATTATTCACCATTGTTGCAGGACCCATTATTGGAAGATTAAGTGATAGGGTTGGAAAATATAATATGTTTATTGCCGGTTCCATTTTATCCATGATAATGGTTCTCATTTATTGCAATCTTGGAGCTACACCATTATGGGCTGTGATCATGATAAATGTGATTCTTTTTATTGGAATTACCTCGCGAATAATTTCTGCATCAGCATTAATGTCAGCCGTTCCGGAGCCCGCCGACAGAGGTGCGTTCATGGGAATCAATGCATCCGTTCAACAATTTTCAGGAGGAATAGCGGCCTTTTTTGCAGGCTTAATAGTTGTGCAGGAAGATTCCGGATATTTAGATCATTATGATTGGTTGGGATATGTTGTTGTGGTGGCAATGATAATAACTGTATTCATGTTATCATTCATAAATAAAATGGTTACAAATAAAATAGAAGCCAAGCAGTGGAAAAGTTGA